In the Chroococcidiopsis sp. SAG 2025 genome, one interval contains:
- a CDS encoding glycosyltransferase family 2 protein yields the protein MTKLIIQIPCYNEAETLGITLSSLPREIPGISCVEWLVIDDGSTDKTLAVAKDFGVDRIVRLNHNQGLAKAFMAGIEACLIAGADIIVNTDADNQYCADDIPKLIAPILLGRAEIVIGTRPIHKIKHFSPTKKVLQKLGSWVVRLASNTDIPDAPSGFRAMSRAAAMQLNVFNEYTYTLETIIQAGQKGIPITAVPIRTNKYLRPSRLVKNIPTYIQRSLFTILRIFMTYQPLKFFTILGSIPFSLGTLLGIRWLIFFLDGTTRTRIPSLILAAILIITGVQLWLFGLVADLLAVNRKVLEEIQLRLRRADIEGSREEKRAGGAEGAEGAGGEKTTLNSQLSSRSVAPASTVNQQQMTND from the coding sequence ATGACCAAGCTAATTATTCAAATTCCTTGTTATAACGAAGCAGAAACGTTAGGAATTACTCTCTCGTCATTGCCGCGGGAAATTCCGGGAATTAGCTGTGTAGAATGGTTAGTAATTGATGATGGCAGTACGGATAAAACACTTGCAGTTGCTAAAGATTTTGGGGTCGATCGCATAGTGAGATTGAACCACAATCAAGGACTCGCAAAAGCATTTATGGCAGGGATAGAAGCCTGTCTAATCGCAGGAGCAGATATTATTGTTAATACTGATGCAGATAACCAATATTGTGCTGATGATATTCCTAAATTAATTGCCCCTATTTTATTAGGTAGAGCAGAAATTGTCATTGGCACGCGACCAATTCATAAAATTAAACACTTTTCCCCAACCAAAAAAGTTTTACAAAAATTAGGAAGTTGGGTGGTACGCCTTGCTAGTAACACAGACATTCCCGACGCACCCAGCGGCTTTCGGGCGATGAGCCGAGCAGCAGCAATGCAATTAAATGTATTTAACGAATATACTTATACGCTAGAAACAATTATTCAAGCTGGACAGAAAGGTATTCCGATTACTGCCGTTCCGATTAGAACGAATAAATATCTCAGACCTTCGCGTTTAGTTAAAAACATTCCAACTTACATTCAGCGATCGCTCTTTACAATTTTACGTATTTTCATGACATATCAGCCCCTAAAATTCTTCACAATTTTAGGCAGCATTCCTTTTAGTTTAGGTACATTGCTGGGGATTCGATGGCTGATATTTTTTCTGGACGGCACAACTCGTACTCGTATTCCTAGCTTAATTTTAGCAGCAATTTTAATTATTACTGGCGTACAATTGTGGCTTTTTGGCTTAGTTGCCGATCTCTTAGCAGTCAACCGCAAAGTATTAGAAGAAATTCAATTACGACTACGACGGGCAGATATTGAAGGGAGCAGGGAGGAGAAGAGAGCTGGGGGAGCTGAGGGAGCTGAGGGAGCTGGGGGAGAAAAAACAACACTCAACAGTCAACTGTCTTCACGCAGTGTAGCGCCAGCGTCTACTGTTAACCAACAACAAATGACTAATGACTAA
- a CDS encoding lysylphosphatidylglycerol synthase transmembrane domain-containing protein, with product MKRIISIVVSLIILVIIYWKIDFTNLIEVFQNSNIYWIIVSLCMVVPITTITAWRLQQLAPKQAQLSFGEANKLILAASVLNMVLPSKMGDIAKAYFMRQQGHLTGSLSLSLVVFEKTCDLLSLLLWCVFGLILYPYKNWLFWLMTVSVGLGLTLGLLLLSSPKFAQIFFVLSKAIATKKLKIKIQKLQFSWEEMHHYFWRDRANLFKIALTSIFIWFLHLLQIWFFILALKAWTPFLANLALSPLAILAGLLPLTFAGVGTRDAALIAFYQPYFNAPTAAALGLLCTSRYLLPAIGGLPFLGQYLSTVRNLFPEK from the coding sequence ATGAAACGAATAATTTCTATTGTAGTTAGCTTAATAATTTTAGTAATTATTTATTGGAAAATCGACTTTACTAATCTCATCGAAGTATTTCAAAACTCAAACATTTACTGGATAATAGTCAGTCTATGTATGGTCGTACCCATAACAACTATTACAGCATGGCGATTGCAGCAACTAGCTCCTAAACAAGCTCAACTAAGCTTTGGAGAAGCCAATAAACTAATTTTAGCTGCTAGCGTACTTAATATGGTCTTACCATCAAAGATGGGCGATATTGCTAAAGCTTATTTTATGCGACAGCAAGGGCATTTAACTGGCTCTTTGTCTTTATCTTTAGTAGTTTTTGAGAAAACTTGCGATTTACTATCATTATTATTATGGTGTGTTTTTGGTTTAATTCTTTATCCTTATAAAAATTGGTTATTTTGGCTAATGACAGTCAGTGTGGGATTAGGTCTAACCCTTGGGTTACTCTTACTCAGTTCTCCTAAGTTCGCTCAAATATTTTTTGTTTTAAGTAAAGCGATCGCCACCAAGAAACTGAAAATTAAAATTCAAAAATTGCAATTTTCTTGGGAAGAAATGCATCATTACTTTTGGCGCGATCGAGCCAATTTATTCAAAATCGCCTTAACGTCTATTTTTATTTGGTTTTTACATTTATTACAAATTTGGTTTTTCATTCTGGCTCTAAAAGCCTGGACACCATTTTTAGCCAATCTTGCGCTCTCTCCATTAGCGATTTTAGCAGGATTATTACCGCTGACGTTTGCTGGTGTTGGTACTCGTGATGCTGCATTAATTGCATTCTACCAACCCTATTTTAATGCTCCTACGGCAGCTGCTTTAGGTTTACTATGCACGTCTCGCTACTTACTACCTGCAATTGGTGGTTTACCTTTTTTAGGACAATATTTATCAACTGTTCGCAATCTTTTTCCAGAGAAGTAG
- a CDS encoding iron uptake porin produces the protein MFVFGATLALTNSVFASELKQENTDLERANNLSSSFKATAPYESNSLDRITPVSQLDNINTDDWQWQTLKFLSQRYHPAIDLNGDRSFTRYEFAATLDTLLTEIAKLIATGDVERVSQADLTKLQRLQTEFATELASLQIRRVEELESQTQQLEAQQFSTTTTLSGQVIFSVSGAVGDEKADGSGEKVDSNLVLSDRVRLTFNSSFMGEDRLRVRIQANNFPGVEDATGTTMARLGFEEDSENQFELTRIEYRFPVGEQTTVYAGIFGSGIDDFADTVNTFLDSSSRGAVSRFGRRNPIYRQGSGTGVGVEYDLTEEISLQLGYVAEDANEPESGIGGSAYGAIAQLYFEYTDRFELGLAYVHSYNELDTGTGSELANDPFDENSDAIRANSYGIATTWQINPKFAIGGWMGLTNATAADLPGNPTAEIFNYALTFAFPDLGKEGSLGGIVIGQPPKVTNTDFGRFRDRDTSPHLEIFYRLQATENISITPGVLIITNPEHDNNNSSVYVGTIRTTFDF, from the coding sequence ATGTTTGTATTTGGTGCAACGCTTGCACTAACAAATAGTGTATTTGCCAGCGAGTTGAAGCAAGAAAATACAGATTTAGAGCGAGCAAATAACTTATCTTCTAGTTTTAAAGCGACCGCACCTTACGAATCTAACAGCCTCGACCGAATAACTCCTGTTTCCCAACTCGACAATATCAACACTGATGATTGGCAATGGCAAACATTAAAATTTCTTAGCCAACGCTATCATCCGGCAATTGATTTGAATGGCGATCGCAGCTTCACACGTTATGAATTTGCCGCTACTTTAGATACTCTTCTCACTGAGATCGCAAAACTAATTGCTACAGGTGACGTTGAACGGGTGAGTCAAGCAGACCTCACTAAATTACAAAGACTGCAAACAGAATTTGCTACTGAATTAGCTAGTCTACAAATAAGAAGAGTAGAGGAATTAGAAAGTCAAACCCAACAGCTTGAAGCACAACAATTTTCTACAACCACAACTCTCTCAGGTCAAGTCATCTTTTCTGTCAGTGGCGCTGTAGGTGACGAAAAAGCAGATGGTAGTGGTGAAAAAGTAGATAGCAATTTAGTTTTGAGCGATCGCGTGCGACTGACTTTTAATTCTAGTTTCATGGGAGAAGATCGTCTGAGGGTGCGCATACAAGCGAATAACTTCCCAGGAGTTGAAGATGCGACTGGGACAACAATGGCGCGATTGGGATTTGAAGAGGATAGCGAGAATCAGTTTGAGTTAACGCGCATCGAGTACCGCTTTCCGGTTGGCGAACAAACTACAGTTTACGCTGGAATCTTCGGTAGTGGAATAGATGACTTCGCCGATACAGTCAATACTTTCCTTGATAGTAGCAGTCGGGGGGCAGTATCCCGCTTTGGTAGGCGCAATCCGATTTACAGACAAGGTTCGGGTACGGGAGTAGGTGTTGAATACGATTTGACTGAGGAGATTTCTCTGCAACTGGGTTATGTCGCTGAAGATGCTAACGAACCGGAATCTGGAATTGGTGGTAGTGCTTACGGCGCGATCGCGCAATTGTATTTTGAATATACCGATCGATTTGAGTTAGGTTTAGCTTACGTACATTCCTACAACGAGCTAGATACAGGTACGGGAAGCGAACTAGCCAACGATCCTTTTGACGAAAACAGCGATGCTATCCGAGCAAATTCTTATGGTATTGCTACAACTTGGCAGATTAATCCTAAATTTGCGATCGGTGGATGGATGGGTTTGACGAATGCGACAGCCGCAGATTTACCAGGTAATCCAACCGCAGAAATTTTTAATTATGCTCTCACCTTTGCCTTTCCTGATTTAGGGAAAGAAGGTAGCTTAGGTGGAATTGTTATCGGTCAACCACCAAAGGTCACAAATACCGATTTTGGGAGATTTCGCGATCGAGATACTTCACCACACTTGGAAATATTCTACCGCCTCCAAGCCACCGAAAATATTTCAATTACCCCTGGTGTATTAATAATTACTAATCCCGAACACGACAACAACAATAGCTCTGTATATGTCGGTACAATTCGTACTACTTTTGACTTCTAA
- a CDS encoding calcium-binding protein has translation MSTINGTNASETINGTSADDLINAFGGNDIVNAEDGNDTVFGGDGNDTINGEDGDDFLYGGNNNDTINGDDGNDEIFGDSGNDILRGDNGDDIINGGVGDDQLFGQEGNDTLIGGDGIDRLNGEDSNDTLDGGLNNDILDGGFGDDIIFGRDGNDQLFGRDGSDQLNGEAGDDTISGETGDDTINGGIGIDNVTGGFGNDSINGGDGNDTLNGQEDNDTILGGNGTDTITGGFGSDILTGGAGNDTFIFTDPNQGIDTITDFSNVTGNNDIFRVSAAAFGGGLVPGAVILTSQFQLGAAANDASDRFIYDSSIGTLYFDVDGNGSTSQIELVRLDGNPTITRNDIFVIA, from the coding sequence ATGAGTACTATCAACGGCACAAACGCTAGTGAAACCATTAATGGTACTAGCGCTGACGATCTAATTAATGCTTTCGGAGGCAATGATATCGTTAATGCTGAGGACGGAAACGATACTGTTTTTGGCGGCGATGGTAATGACACTATCAATGGAGAAGATGGCGATGACTTTCTCTATGGTGGAAACAATAACGATACTATAAATGGTGACGACGGTAACGACGAAATCTTTGGCGATTCGGGTAATGATATCCTCAGAGGCGATAATGGCGATGACATCATAAATGGCGGAGTTGGTGATGACCAACTCTTCGGTCAAGAAGGTAACGACACCCTCATAGGTGGAGATGGAATAGATCGACTCAATGGTGAAGATAGCAACGACACCCTCGATGGTGGACTCAATAATGATATTCTTGATGGCGGATTTGGAGACGACATTATTTTCGGTAGAGATGGCAACGACCAACTTTTTGGTAGAGATGGAAGCGACCAACTAAATGGTGAAGCAGGAGATGATACTATTAGTGGTGAAACAGGTGACGATACCATTAATGGTGGCATTGGCATAGACAACGTTACAGGCGGATTTGGCAACGATAGTATCAATGGTGGGGATGGTAATGACACCCTCAACGGTCAGGAAGACAACGACACCATTCTGGGTGGAAATGGCACAGATACCATAACAGGTGGTTTTGGCAGTGACATCTTGACTGGTGGTGCTGGCAACGACACCTTTATTTTTACTGACCCAAATCAAGGAATTGACACCATCACAGACTTTTCTAATGTCACAGGCAATAATGACATCTTTCGAGTTTCTGCTGCTGCTTTTGGCGGAGGTTTAGTACCAGGTGCTGTCATTTTAACTTCTCAGTTTCAATTAGGTGCAGCAGCGAACGATGCCAGCGATAGATTCATCTACGACAGTAGCATCGGTACTCTTTACTTTGACGTAGATGGTAACGGTAGTACCTCTCAAATTGAACTCGTCAGACTAGATGGCAATCCTACAATTACTAGGAACGATATTTTTGTGATTGCGTAG
- a CDS encoding DUF4336 domain-containing protein, producing the protein MLREIDRNIWVGERQLKFLGLEVGTRMTVIRLDNGELIIISPIDVDETTIQQINALGHVTTIIAPNCYHHLFLNNFKSIYPNAEIWIAPGLDLKRPDIKSDRILNECGKIGNLNEVEYLLFAGFQTIGIGNSGILNEIVFWHRESQTLILTDTAFHFDDSFPWQTRLIAKVLGGDRQLEPTLLEKLASRDKAQVKQSIQKVLCWDFHRVIMAHGSIIERDGKRQLQAGYEKFLSTINL; encoded by the coding sequence ATGCTGAGAGAAATCGATCGAAATATCTGGGTTGGCGAACGGCAACTTAAGTTTTTAGGTCTAGAAGTGGGAACGAGAATGACAGTAATTCGCCTTGACAATGGCGAACTTATAATTATTTCTCCCATTGATGTTGATGAAACAACTATTCAGCAAATTAACGCACTGGGTCACGTCACCACCATTATTGCGCCAAATTGCTATCATCATCTTTTTCTCAACAACTTCAAGTCGATTTATCCTAATGCTGAGATTTGGATTGCTCCAGGTTTAGACTTGAAAAGACCAGATATAAAGAGCGATCGCATCCTCAACGAATGTGGTAAAATTGGCAATTTGAATGAAGTAGAATATCTTTTATTTGCCGGATTTCAAACTATAGGTATCGGCAATTCGGGAATATTAAATGAAATTGTATTTTGGCATCGAGAAAGCCAAACTTTGATTTTGACTGATACAGCTTTTCATTTTGATGATAGTTTTCCGTGGCAAACGCGCTTAATTGCCAAAGTTTTAGGAGGCGATCGTCAGTTGGAACCAACATTATTAGAAAAACTTGCTTCTCGCGATAAAGCACAGGTAAAACAGTCAATCCAAAAAGTTCTTTGTTGGGATTTTCATCGAGTCATCATGGCTCATGGCAGCATTATTGAACGTGACGGTAAGCGCCAATTGCAAGCAGGATATGAAAAGTTTTTATCTACAATAAATCTATAA
- a CDS encoding TetR/AcrR family transcriptional regulator, which produces MTSRHLPQQSRSRKRFEQILQAAAAVFAEVGYEAASTEAIAQRANTSIGSLYRFFPDKTAVLYALAERYAEQMRDLFVTKFNSSTVDRPLAQVVSDTVEAFDDFFTTVPGAQAIMLRSRVSPELQAVNQRADREIVAHLAAFFALRQPQMEPEQRQLAALVSVEITGALQLLSLAQTEQLRQQIVTETKHILIRYLQPLFPDCDPTHEKTGS; this is translated from the coding sequence ATGACTTCCAGGCATTTACCGCAACAATCCCGTAGCAGAAAAAGATTTGAGCAAATTCTGCAAGCCGCCGCCGCAGTGTTTGCCGAAGTTGGCTATGAAGCAGCTTCTACGGAGGCGATCGCACAACGGGCAAATACTTCTATTGGCTCGCTTTATCGCTTTTTTCCAGATAAAACTGCGGTTTTATACGCCTTGGCAGAGAGATATGCCGAGCAAATGCGGGATTTATTTGTCACTAAGTTCAATTCCTCAACAGTAGATCGACCTCTGGCTCAGGTAGTCAGCGATACAGTCGAAGCATTTGATGATTTTTTCACGACCGTACCAGGGGCGCAAGCAATTATGTTGCGATCGCGAGTTTCTCCTGAGTTACAGGCGGTGAATCAACGTGCCGATCGCGAAATTGTGGCACATTTAGCAGCTTTTTTTGCCTTGCGACAACCGCAGATGGAACCAGAGCAACGCCAGCTAGCGGCTTTAGTCAGCGTAGAAATTACTGGAGCCTTACAGCTATTATCCCTTGCCCAAACAGAACAGTTACGACAGCAGATCGTGACCGAAACCAAACACATCTTAATTCGCTATCTTCAACCGCTTTTTCCCGATTGCGATCCGACACATGAGAAAACTGGGAGCTAA